The sequence AGTTCGGGGGAGTGGGGTAGTCCTTGAGCACCTCAAGGCGCTCGCCGATCTCGATCGCGCGGGCGCGGTGCTCCTCGTGTTTGATCCCGATGTTGCCCAGGCAGTCGTTCATCGCCCACTGCAGGCGCTCCGGCGCGGCCTTCATCTCCGCCTCGATGATGTCGAGCAGCTTGTCGAGGTCGAGGCCGTCGGGCTTGCGCATCACGCGCTCGGTGGTCAGCGCCCAGCCGGCGCCGGCGATCGCCGGATCCGCGTCGTCGAGCCACGCCAGGCGCAGTTCTTCGGAGTGGGGGCTCTTCTTCACCACGTAGTTCACGAGCCAGTTCTGCACCTTGGGGGTGCGCGCCCCGCGCAGCATGGCGTCCAGTTCGTCGCGCTCGAACGCCTTCGGGCGGCAGATCAGCGTCGCCAGCAGCCTCGCCGAACTGTCATCGGTCTTCCACAGCTCGCGCGCGAGGTCCTGCTGCGTCTTCAGCCGTTTCGCGAGCGCCCGCAGCTTGCTGAGGTTCACGCCGTGGTCGTCACCGCGCTTCTCGTTCACCTCGCGTGCCTTGGGGTCCTCCAGTTCGGCCAGCTCGGCCATCACCTCGGCCACCGCCGTCTCGGCCATCTCAGCCTCCTGTGCCTCGCATTACGAGGGTCTGAGAATATAGGCTTAGTTGACAATTGTCGCAATATCGAGCTTAACATGAGGCGCGTTTCCATTCAACTCTCCCGGTCTTCGCCGGGAGGGCTTTCGCCTTGTTTATGCGAACCAGTTGCTATGCTGCGGATGGCGGCGTATCGGCCGATCTCACCCTGTATTCGAGGGCGCCGAGATCGTCGACGCCGACCGTCCTCCCTGGCCGCCACGCCGCCGGACAGGGCGAACCCGGCACGTCGGCGGGTTCATTATCGTAGAGTCCGATGTCGAATTGACCCTTGCCGCCTACGGACTCGAAGGGGCCAGCGATGAGCGACGACGAGCCGGAGATCCCGCCGATGTGGCCCGTGGGGACGAGCCAGGAGTACATCGACGCGCGGATCGAACTGGCGAAGGCCGAAAGGCTGCTGCGCGACCGGGTCGAGGAGGTCGCGGCGGCGCGGCGCCGGATGCCCGGGGGCGCGGTGCTCGGTGACTACACCCTCACCGAGGGCCCGGCGGACCTGGAGAAGGACGAGCCGACCGGGTCGGTCTCCCTCCGCGACCTGTTCGGCGACCACGAGACCCTGGTCGTCTACCACCTCATGTACCACCCCGACGACCAGGCGGCCTGCCCGATGTGCTCGATGTGGGTGGACGGCTTCAACGGGGTCGCCGCGCACCTGGCGCAGCACACCGCCTTCGCGGTCGTCGGCAAGGCGCCACTGCCGATGCTGCGCGCCTGGGCGCGGCGAAGGGGGTGGGACGAGGTACGCATCCTGTCCAGTCACGGCACGGCCTTCAACGCCGACATGCACGCCGAGCGCCCGGACGGGGCGCAGCGGCCCATGATCAGCGTCCTGGCCCGCGAGGACGGGCGGGTACGCCACTTCTACACGCTGCCGGCCGACTTCCTCGACGGCGCCCAGCGCGGCATCGACCTGCTCTCCCCGGTCTGGAACGTGCTCGACCTGCTGCCCGGCGGCCGCGGCGACTGGTACGCCGGAAACGCGTACGCCGGGCGCGACTGAGGCCCCGGCCGTCCGCAGGGCGATCCGGGCACACGCCCGCCCCGGGTCAGTTCGGTATATATTTTTATAGTACCGAGCTGACACGGGGGTCACGATGACGACGCAACCCGCGGCCGCCGCCGGCGCCTTCCCCGTTCCGCGCGCGTGCCCGTTCAGCCTGCCTCCGGAGTACGAGCGCCTGCGAACGGGCAGGCGCGCGGTCCGCGCCCGCATGGCCGGGGGGAACTCGGCGTGGCTGGTCGCGCGGCACGAGGACGCGCGGAAGGTCCTCAGTGATCCGAGGATGAGCGTCGATCGCCGTCGCGAGGGGTTCCCCCGGTTCGCCCCGGTCACCGAGGAGGAGCGGCAGGCGTCCTTCCGCGCCTTCCGGCCGCCGATGAACTGGATGGACCCGCCCGAGCACACGGCCGCCCGGCGGTCCGTCCGCGCCGAGTTCTCACCCGCCCGGACCGAGGCGCTGCGCCCGCGCGTCCAGGAGATCGTCGACCGGCGGCTGGACCTGATGGCGGACGCCCCGCGCCCGGTCGACCTGGTGCGCGAACTCGCGGCCCCGGTGCCGTCGCTGGTGATCTGCGAGCTCCTCGGCGTGCCCTACTCCGTGCACGGCCACTTCGAGGAGCGCACCGGGCGGATGTTCAGCCACGCCACCCCGGCCGCGGAGCGCACCCGGGCGGCGCACGAGATCCGGTCCCTGCTGGCCGAACTGGTGGCCGACAAGGAGCGCGAGCCTCCCGACGACCTCCTCGGGCGCCTCATCGTCCGGGGGCGGCGGGAGGGCGCGGCCGATCGCGAGGCGGTCGTGAGCATGGCGTTCGTGCTGCTCGTCGCCGGGCACTCCACCACCGCCGACATGATCGCGCTCGGCGTCCTGACCCTGCTCGAACATCCGGACCAGCTCGCGTCGATGGTCGCCGACCCCGCCAGGACGCCGCTCGCCGTCGACGAGCTGCTGCGGTACCTGACGGTCGTCAACGCCTCGACCGCGCGGACGGCGCTGGCGGACGTCGAGGTGGGCGGCGTCACGGTGCGCGCGGGGGAGGGCGTGGTCGTGCTGGGCCCGGCCGCCAACCGCGACCCGGAGGTGTTCGAGCGCCCGGACGAGTTCGACGTCGGGCGCGGCGGCGGGCGGCACCTGGCGTTCGGCGCCGGCCGGCACCGGTGCCTCGGGCACCGCCTCGCGAGGATGGAGTTGCAGATCGTGTTCGACGCCCTCTTCCGCCGCTTCCCGGGCCTGCGGCTGGCGGTCCCGTTCGGCGCGCTGTCGTTCAAGGAGAAGGCGAACATCTACGGGGTGCGCGAGCTCCCGGTCACCTGGTGAGGCGCCACCGCCTCCGCACCGCCGCGGATATTGAACGAAGGAAGATCGTAGTTTAAGTTCATATAGTAACGTCCGTATGCCGCGATGCCCGAACCGAGGTGCCGTCCGGTTCCGTCGCGGCGAGGGTGCGGGGAAGAAGGGATCTTCCGGATATGCGTGTGATGTTCTGTTCTCACCCAGGTCTTGGCCACTTCTTCCCGCTCGTTCACCTCGCCTGGGCGTTCCGCACGGCGGGCCATGAGGTGATCGCCACGATCGCGGGGCCCACCGAGGGCGCGGCGGGCTCAGGGGTGGAGATCGTCGACGCCGCGCCCGGCTTCAGCATGGAGGCCGTCAACGAGCGGCTGGCCCGCGAGCACCCGGAGTTCGTCCAGACGGTCGCGACCAAGCCGGCGATCAACCTCGACGAGTGGGGCCCCGGGTTCGCCGCGATCAACCGGCCCCTGATCGACGGGCTCGTGGCGTTGGCCGACGACTGGGGCCCGGACCTGGTGGTGTACGACCAGGGGACCACCGCCGGACTGTTCGCGGCGGCGCGCGCCGGGGCGCCCGCCGTCCAGCGGAACGTGAGCGCCTGGCGCACCCGGGGCATGCACGAGGCGGCCGCGGCCCACCTGCCCGACGTCTGCGAGCGGTACGGCGTGTCCATCTCCAAGCCGGCCGTCACCATCGAGGAGTTCCCGCCCAGCATGCTCGCGGGCGAGCAGCCGGAGGGCTGGTTCATGCGCTGGCTGCCGCACAGCGGGGGATCGGTCATCGGAGACCGGCTGCCGCGGCCCCCCGAGCGGCCGCGCATCGCGGTGAGCATGGGCACGGTCGAGCTGCAGATGCTGGGCACCGGGACCATGCGCACGATCATCGACGCGGCCGCCGACGTCGACGCCGAGTTCGTGCTGGCGCTCGGCGGAGTCGACATCGGCTCGCTCGGCCCGCTGCCGGACAACGTCAGCTCCGTCGGCTGGATCCCGCTGCACTTCCTGCTGGGCACGTGCACCGCCATCGTCCAC is a genomic window of Actinomadura citrea containing:
- a CDS encoding DNA alkylation repair protein produces the protein MAETAVAEVMAELAELEDPKAREVNEKRGDDHGVNLSKLRALAKRLKTQQDLARELWKTDDSSARLLATLICRPKAFERDELDAMLRGARTPKVQNWLVNYVVKKSPHSEELRLAWLDDADPAIAGAGWALTTERVMRKPDGLDLDKLLDIIEAEMKAAPERLQWAMNDCLGNIGIKHEEHRARAIEIGERLEVLKDYPTPPNCTSPFVPIWINEVVGRKKSK
- a CDS encoding DUF899 family protein, which gives rise to MSDDEPEIPPMWPVGTSQEYIDARIELAKAERLLRDRVEEVAAARRRMPGGAVLGDYTLTEGPADLEKDEPTGSVSLRDLFGDHETLVVYHLMYHPDDQAACPMCSMWVDGFNGVAAHLAQHTAFAVVGKAPLPMLRAWARRRGWDEVRILSSHGTAFNADMHAERPDGAQRPMISVLAREDGRVRHFYTLPADFLDGAQRGIDLLSPVWNVLDLLPGGRGDWYAGNAYAGRD
- a CDS encoding cytochrome P450, producing the protein MTTQPAAAAGAFPVPRACPFSLPPEYERLRTGRRAVRARMAGGNSAWLVARHEDARKVLSDPRMSVDRRREGFPRFAPVTEEERQASFRAFRPPMNWMDPPEHTAARRSVRAEFSPARTEALRPRVQEIVDRRLDLMADAPRPVDLVRELAAPVPSLVICELLGVPYSVHGHFEERTGRMFSHATPAAERTRAAHEIRSLLAELVADKEREPPDDLLGRLIVRGRREGAADREAVVSMAFVLLVAGHSTTADMIALGVLTLLEHPDQLASMVADPARTPLAVDELLRYLTVVNASTARTALADVEVGGVTVRAGEGVVVLGPAANRDPEVFERPDEFDVGRGGGRHLAFGAGRHRCLGHRLARMELQIVFDALFRRFPGLRLAVPFGALSFKEKANIYGVRELPVTW
- a CDS encoding nucleotide disphospho-sugar-binding domain-containing protein, whose product is MRVMFCSHPGLGHFFPLVHLAWAFRTAGHEVIATIAGPTEGAAGSGVEIVDAAPGFSMEAVNERLAREHPEFVQTVATKPAINLDEWGPGFAAINRPLIDGLVALADDWGPDLVVYDQGTTAGLFAAARAGAPAVQRNVSAWRTRGMHEAAAAHLPDVCERYGVSISKPAVTIEEFPPSMLAGEQPEGWFMRWLPHSGGSVIGDRLPRPPERPRIAVSMGTVELQMLGTGTMRTIIDAAADVDAEFVLALGGVDIGSLGPLPDNVSSVGWIPLHFLLGTCTAIVHHGGGGTALTAIDAGIPQLITPDPRDLFQHTTLEAVRKRGIGFVSEREDVDAGLLTRLMTDEGVRAATAEVQREMATLPTPAATVQRLIEHLF